In Streptomyces hawaiiensis, one genomic interval encodes:
- a CDS encoding beta-ketoacyl-[acyl-carrier-protein] synthase family protein — translation MRRIGTRRDRKTVDVWVTGLGAMTPLGADMPSTWAAMQNGANGIGRLEEDWAQELPVRIAARLSGNPAESMDRTEARRLDRAEQIAVVTAREAWTDAGAPEVDPERFAVVVGTGIGGITSLLGQNHNLETKGPRRVSPHTVPMLMANGPAACVSMDLGALAGAHAPVSACASGAEAIALGLDLIRAGRADVVVAGGVEASVHPLPLTAFAQMMALSTANDDPEGACRPFDAKRNGFVLAEGGTVVVLERAEHARARGGRAYAAALGAGISSSAAHITASDVPGQVRAITRSLRDAGVGPRDVGHVHAHATSTPQGDVAEARAIVETIGTHPVVTATKSMTGHMLGASGAAGAAAALLALRDGKVPATRNLRDLDPEVELDVVMGEPRTGQWQSALANSFGFGGHNVSLVFGRV, via the coding sequence ATGAGGCGAATCGGCACGAGAAGGGACAGGAAGACAGTGGACGTATGGGTTACCGGCCTTGGTGCCATGACACCGCTCGGCGCGGATATGCCGAGCACGTGGGCAGCCATGCAGAACGGCGCCAACGGAATTGGGCGCCTTGAGGAGGACTGGGCCCAGGAACTGCCTGTGCGCATCGCCGCGCGTCTTTCGGGAAATCCCGCCGAGTCCATGGACCGGACCGAGGCACGCCGCCTCGACCGGGCCGAGCAGATCGCCGTCGTGACGGCGCGGGAAGCCTGGACGGACGCGGGCGCCCCCGAGGTCGACCCGGAGCGCTTCGCGGTGGTAGTGGGTACGGGCATCGGGGGGATCACCTCGCTGCTCGGGCAGAACCACAACCTGGAGACGAAGGGTCCGCGCCGAGTGTCCCCGCACACGGTGCCCATGCTGATGGCCAATGGCCCCGCCGCGTGCGTGAGTATGGACCTGGGAGCGCTCGCAGGCGCCCACGCCCCGGTCAGCGCGTGCGCCTCCGGGGCTGAGGCCATCGCCCTCGGCCTCGACTTGATCCGGGCCGGCCGGGCCGACGTCGTCGTGGCGGGCGGCGTGGAGGCCAGCGTCCACCCGCTGCCGCTGACCGCGTTCGCGCAGATGATGGCCCTGTCCACCGCCAACGACGACCCTGAGGGCGCCTGCCGCCCCTTCGACGCAAAGCGCAACGGCTTCGTCCTCGCCGAAGGGGGAACCGTCGTGGTCCTGGAGCGGGCCGAGCACGCCCGCGCCCGAGGCGGCCGTGCGTATGCCGCCGCTCTGGGCGCCGGTATCAGCTCAAGTGCCGCCCACATCACAGCCTCCGACGTACCGGGCCAGGTACGCGCCATCACTCGGTCGTTGCGGGACGCGGGCGTCGGCCCCAGGGACGTGGGCCATGTGCACGCGCACGCCACGTCCACGCCGCAGGGCGATGTGGCCGAGGCCCGGGCCATCGTCGAGACCATCGGCACACACCCGGTGGTGACCGCCACGAAATCCATGACCGGCCACATGCTGGGGGCCTCCGGGGCCGCTGGCGCGGCTGCCGCGCTCCTCGCACTGCGCGACGGCAAGGTGCCCGCCACGCGTAATCTGCGCGACCTCGACCCCGAGGTCGAACTCGACGTCGTCATGGGCGAACCGCGGACCGGCCAGTGGCAGTCCGCCCTCGCCAACTCCTTCGGCTTCGGAGGCCACAACGTCTCGCTGGTCTTCGGCCGCGTCTAG
- a CDS encoding AAA family ATPase, with translation MKTAERCTARRLLAELFAQAQGGSGCAALVLGAPGMGRTSLIHYIQAHAEASGATVLSAVASAAERTLPLGVVMQLLAAGGLAPHVAAGRSETPAEAVDAVYRLVSGAEHTPLVITVDDVHEIDDASLECLLHLTRRVASLRILVVLSGRAELARGNQAVAAECVRNPRCTLIRLAPLCTRCTESLLAEHLGADLARQAAPGWQQASGGSPLLLQALAWDRAATEEPAAGSAAGACGDAAPPAGNEAIRLAVQYVLGQLGDDVLRTAQALAVLDAASPAENVQRLLRHLGVPVGRAAQAVGALEAVGLTDGTRYRLDAARVNVLDEMAPDERAGLHLRAARVLHETGAEPREVAEHLMCAGPCADEWAMSALRDAAAQALREHDAEWAVTCLQSAYEACGEGAYKAAVRAELAQAAWEMDPAAVRHHLAGLLADHGRGLLSREHGLMLITYLLWLGRPQDADALFADLDAARDQLPELLQARLDTLHIWFAYFYPSLGARYHRAPGDGERVLGHGTGAVDRHSDGAIVLASLLTEGPTRGAVEAAEQLLQGVVLHDPPVAPAMAALISLIRATRLDRAAEWCDLLVQGSTGRTATTRAILLAASAILESWLGRFETARRRADQALALISAPAWGVAIGLPLSAKALAYAGLGDVEASAACFRIPVPQEMFQSLPGLHYLQARGRHHLSAGRYQAALGDFYACRDLMSAWELDVSVFTAWRVHAAEALIELGSPVQARRFLEEELARPGQGSAWLRRRAQRLYDRLVPASSGDDCGGRKPEGGERAEGAGTSAVLSKAEQRVARLAADGLINREIAEQLFITPSTVEQHLTRIYQKLGVRGRAALPRALARETAGPTRDPVGR, from the coding sequence GTGAAGACAGCGGAAAGGTGCACGGCGCGACGGCTCCTTGCGGAGCTGTTCGCCCAGGCGCAGGGGGGCAGCGGTTGCGCCGCCCTCGTCCTCGGCGCACCCGGGATGGGCCGGACCTCGCTGATCCACTACATCCAGGCGCACGCGGAGGCATCGGGGGCCACCGTCCTGAGCGCCGTCGCCTCGGCAGCGGAGCGGACCCTCCCCTTGGGCGTGGTCATGCAGCTGCTCGCCGCCGGGGGCCTGGCCCCGCACGTGGCCGCCGGCCGGAGCGAGACCCCTGCCGAGGCGGTCGACGCCGTGTACCGCCTGGTGTCCGGCGCCGAGCACACCCCCCTGGTCATCACCGTCGACGACGTCCACGAGATCGACGACGCGTCCCTGGAATGCCTGCTCCACCTCACCCGCCGGGTGGCCTCGCTGCGCATCCTGGTCGTCCTCTCGGGACGTGCCGAGCTCGCCCGGGGCAACCAGGCGGTGGCCGCCGAGTGTGTCCGCAACCCCAGGTGCACGCTGATCCGCCTGGCGCCCTTGTGCACCCGGTGCACCGAGAGCCTGCTGGCCGAGCACCTGGGAGCCGACCTCGCCCGGCAGGCCGCCCCCGGGTGGCAACAGGCCTCCGGAGGCAGCCCGTTGTTGCTGCAGGCGCTGGCATGGGACCGGGCCGCGACCGAGGAACCGGCCGCCGGAAGCGCAGCAGGAGCCTGCGGAGATGCCGCGCCACCCGCAGGGAACGAGGCCATCCGCCTCGCCGTCCAGTACGTCCTGGGCCAGCTGGGAGACGACGTACTGCGCACCGCTCAGGCCCTCGCCGTTCTCGACGCGGCAAGCCCCGCCGAGAACGTACAGCGTCTCCTTCGCCACCTCGGCGTGCCCGTCGGCAGAGCCGCGCAGGCCGTCGGCGCCCTGGAGGCCGTCGGTCTGACCGACGGCACCCGCTACCGCCTGGACGCCGCGCGGGTCAACGTCCTCGACGAGATGGCACCCGACGAACGGGCGGGGCTGCACCTCCGGGCCGCGAGGGTGCTGCACGAGACCGGGGCCGAGCCGCGAGAAGTGGCAGAGCACCTGATGTGCGCGGGCCCCTGTGCGGACGAGTGGGCGATGTCAGCCCTGCGGGACGCCGCGGCGCAGGCACTGCGCGAGCACGACGCCGAGTGGGCCGTCACCTGTCTGCAGAGCGCGTACGAGGCCTGCGGGGAGGGAGCGTACAAGGCGGCGGTCCGGGCCGAACTCGCCCAGGCTGCCTGGGAGATGGACCCCGCCGCAGTTCGTCACCACCTGGCCGGGCTCCTCGCCGACCACGGGCGCGGCCTCCTGAGCCGGGAGCACGGGCTCATGCTCATCACGTACCTGCTGTGGCTGGGCCGCCCGCAGGACGCCGATGCTCTCTTCGCCGACCTCGACGCCGCCCGGGACCAGTTGCCCGAGCTCCTCCAAGCGCGCTTGGACACGCTGCATATCTGGTTCGCGTACTTCTACCCCTCGCTCGGGGCCCGTTACCACCGCGCGCCGGGCGACGGCGAGCGGGTGCTCGGCCACGGCACCGGGGCCGTGGACCGGCACTCGGACGGGGCTATCGTGCTCGCCTCGCTGCTCACCGAAGGGCCGACCCGCGGGGCCGTCGAAGCCGCGGAGCAACTGCTGCAGGGCGTGGTCCTGCACGACCCGCCGGTGGCACCGGCCATGGCCGCGCTCATCTCCCTCATCCGTGCCACGCGCCTCGACCGCGCCGCCGAATGGTGCGACCTGCTGGTCCAAGGCTCCACCGGACGCACTGCCACGACACGGGCGATCCTGCTGGCCGCCAGCGCGATCCTGGAGAGCTGGCTCGGCCGCTTCGAGACCGCGCGCAGACGCGCGGACCAGGCTCTCGCGCTGATCTCCGCACCGGCCTGGGGCGTCGCCATCGGCCTGCCGCTGTCCGCGAAGGCCCTGGCCTACGCGGGGCTCGGGGACGTCGAGGCATCGGCCGCGTGCTTCCGTATCCCCGTACCCCAGGAGATGTTCCAGTCCCTGCCCGGTCTGCACTACTTGCAGGCGCGGGGCCGCCACCATCTGTCCGCGGGCCGCTACCAGGCGGCGCTCGGTGACTTCTACGCCTGCCGGGACCTGATGTCGGCCTGGGAGCTGGACGTATCGGTGTTCACGGCCTGGCGGGTGCACGCGGCCGAGGCGCTGATCGAGCTTGGCAGCCCGGTCCAGGCGCGCCGCTTCCTGGAGGAGGAGCTGGCCCGGCCGGGCCAGGGCAGCGCATGGCTGCGCCGCAGGGCACAACGGCTGTACGACCGGCTTGTCCCGGCCTCGTCCGGGGACGACTGCGGCGGGCGGAAGCCCGAGGGCGGCGAGCGGGCCGAAGGCGCCGGTACGTCGGCGGTCCTCAGCAAGGCCGAGCAGCGCGTCGCCCGCCTCGCCGCCGACGGACTCATCAACCGGGAGATCGCCGAGCAGCTCTTCATCACGCCAAGCACCGTCGAGCAGCATCTGACGCGCATCTACCAGAAGTTGGGGGTACGCGGCCGGGCCGCCCTCCCCCGGGCCCTCGCCCGGGAGACGGCCGGCCCGACCCGGGATCCAGTCGGCCGGTGA
- a CDS encoding 3-hydroxyacyl-CoA dehydrogenase family protein encodes MTQKPSVIGVVGLGAVGEAMLRLVADAGYTAVGVDRELDVLARVERRMKARSGGHTWDKDGCTLTNDTALLARADVVIEAVDEDLATKVDVLRRLHSLCPNETVLLSTTASLPLPRLAIASGRPERTGGLRLFRPPVVGGAVESVFTSMSLDDAISTVEQLVAQLGLAPTAVGTHAGPLATELVYASLNRAVALVEEGFVPAQSVDTAMRLGCGLPAGPLQLLDELGLDGVHAHLSELWARTGDDAFRPTPLLTSMVRGGALGRKSGEGFYRYDDEGRAYPGGGTDGAGSDAPGAQPVARVGVLGSGTMARGIAEVCAVAGLRTTLVARSEEKARRALDSVDASLTKAVRRGKVTPDQKAGALAVLDGAEDFGALADCDLVIEATAEDLPLKRSLFARLGSVCRPGALLATTTSSLSVATCTGPADRPGDVLGLHFFNPAPVMKLVELVRTPDTGDQVMAAARAFCDQLGKVAVECPDEAGFIVNRLLFPYLADAIRLLDRYGVDIKELDDAVKDGFGYPMGPFALLDSIGLDVSLAILRCLHKEFPDGGNEPPAAIKELVTCGFLGRKSGQGFRRA; translated from the coding sequence ATGACACAGAAGCCCAGCGTCATCGGGGTGGTGGGTCTCGGGGCTGTCGGCGAGGCGATGCTGCGCCTGGTGGCCGACGCGGGATACACGGCCGTGGGGGTGGATCGGGAACTCGACGTGCTGGCCCGCGTCGAGCGACGTATGAAGGCCAGGTCAGGAGGCCACACCTGGGACAAGGACGGTTGCACGCTGACCAACGATACGGCGCTCCTGGCCCGCGCCGACGTCGTGATCGAAGCCGTGGACGAAGACCTGGCCACCAAGGTCGATGTCCTGCGCCGCCTGCACAGCCTGTGCCCGAACGAGACGGTGCTCCTCTCCACCACGGCTTCGCTTCCGCTGCCCCGCCTCGCCATCGCCTCGGGCCGCCCCGAGCGGACCGGGGGACTGCGGTTGTTCAGGCCGCCGGTCGTCGGTGGTGCCGTCGAGTCCGTGTTCACCTCGATGAGCCTGGACGACGCCATCAGCACCGTGGAGCAACTGGTGGCGCAGCTGGGTCTCGCACCGACGGCCGTCGGCACACACGCGGGCCCGCTGGCCACCGAACTCGTGTACGCGAGCCTCAACCGCGCGGTCGCCCTGGTCGAGGAGGGCTTCGTCCCCGCGCAGAGCGTGGATACGGCCATGCGCCTAGGCTGCGGACTGCCCGCCGGGCCGCTGCAACTCCTCGATGAACTGGGCCTGGACGGAGTCCACGCCCACCTGTCCGAGCTGTGGGCGCGCACCGGCGACGACGCCTTCCGGCCCACCCCCCTGCTGACCTCCATGGTCCGCGGCGGCGCGCTGGGGCGAAAGAGCGGTGAGGGCTTCTACCGCTACGACGACGAGGGCCGGGCGTACCCGGGCGGTGGCACCGACGGAGCGGGGAGCGACGCCCCCGGCGCGCAGCCCGTGGCACGCGTCGGTGTGCTCGGGTCCGGCACCATGGCCCGTGGCATCGCCGAGGTCTGCGCGGTCGCGGGACTGCGTACGACCCTGGTGGCGCGCAGTGAGGAGAAGGCACGCCGCGCCCTCGACTCCGTCGACGCCTCGCTCACCAAGGCGGTGCGCCGCGGCAAGGTCACCCCCGATCAGAAGGCCGGGGCGCTCGCTGTCCTCGACGGGGCCGAGGACTTCGGGGCCCTCGCCGACTGCGACCTGGTGATCGAGGCGACGGCCGAGGACCTGCCGCTCAAGCGGAGCCTGTTCGCGCGGCTCGGCTCGGTCTGCCGCCCCGGTGCGCTGCTCGCCACCACGACGTCCAGCCTGTCCGTCGCCACATGTACCGGGCCGGCCGATCGGCCCGGTGATGTCCTCGGCCTGCACTTCTTCAATCCGGCGCCCGTGATGAAGCTCGTCGAGCTGGTCCGCACCCCGGACACCGGCGACCAGGTGATGGCGGCTGCGCGTGCCTTCTGCGATCAGCTCGGCAAGGTCGCCGTGGAGTGTCCGGACGAGGCCGGGTTCATCGTCAACCGCCTGTTGTTCCCCTATCTCGCCGACGCGATACGCCTGTTGGACCGGTACGGCGTCGACATCAAGGAGCTCGACGACGCGGTGAAGGACGGATTCGGGTACCCCATGGGGCCCTTCGCGCTGCTCGACAGCATCGGCTTGGACGTCTCGCTCGCCATTCTGCGGTGCCTGCACAAGGAGTTCCCCGACGGCGGGAACGAACCACCCGCTGCCATCAAGGAGTTGGTCACTTGCGGCTTCCTCGGCCGCAAGAGCGGGCAGGGCTTCCGGCGGGCGTGA
- a CDS encoding cytochrome P450: MAYIPPNLKAWLVTSYEDVEFVLRDPRFRKSIDEAMPLFAANTPGGGQAQARSSLLYDNMANNDPPTHTALRKPLNGAFTSRAVAPKRQVMEELAASALDAVAGNAAFDLVQDFAFPYSISVICDTLGVPQDDRRTFHDWVQTITGEAEPEVLRHDAGQMVAYLSGLIRQKRAWDAEDVLSLLARSLDEPQAVAQAYALLAAGYETTANLIVTGLLTLEADPEQKKRLWADRSLVPGAVEEMLRHQSPFNLSLYRYVTETAVVGGVEIPAGSIVFLAFAAANRDEARFSDPDDFAIDVPRREHLAFGGGIHNCIGKHLARLEAEVAFDTLIRRCPELAVLTPAEDMRWKASPTFRGLKNLLVGPGPLPAHLEAAC; encoded by the coding sequence ATGGCCTACATTCCGCCGAACCTGAAAGCATGGCTCGTCACCTCGTACGAGGACGTCGAATTCGTTCTGCGCGACCCCCGGTTTCGCAAGAGCATCGACGAGGCCATGCCCCTCTTCGCGGCGAACACCCCCGGCGGGGGACAGGCGCAGGCCCGCAGTTCGCTGCTCTACGACAACATGGCCAACAACGACCCGCCCACGCACACGGCGCTGCGCAAGCCGCTCAACGGGGCGTTCACCTCCCGGGCGGTCGCGCCGAAACGTCAGGTCATGGAGGAACTGGCCGCAAGCGCCCTGGACGCCGTGGCGGGCAACGCCGCCTTCGACCTGGTCCAGGACTTCGCGTTCCCGTACTCCATATCCGTGATCTGCGACACCCTCGGGGTGCCGCAGGACGACCGCCGCACGTTCCACGACTGGGTGCAGACGATCACGGGTGAGGCGGAGCCGGAGGTGCTGCGGCACGACGCCGGCCAGATGGTCGCCTATCTGTCCGGCCTGATCCGGCAGAAGCGGGCGTGGGACGCCGAGGACGTCCTGTCGCTGCTCGCGCGCTCACTCGACGAGCCCCAGGCCGTGGCACAGGCCTACGCGCTGCTCGCGGCCGGGTACGAGACGACGGCGAACCTGATCGTCACCGGTCTGCTGACCCTGGAGGCAGACCCGGAGCAGAAGAAGCGGCTGTGGGCGGACCGCTCGCTGGTCCCGGGCGCGGTCGAGGAGATGCTGCGGCATCAGTCGCCGTTCAACCTCTCGCTGTACCGCTACGTCACCGAGACCGCGGTGGTGGGCGGCGTGGAGATACCGGCCGGCTCCATCGTCTTCCTGGCCTTCGCCGCGGCCAACCGGGACGAGGCGCGCTTCTCCGACCCGGATGACTTTGCCATCGACGTACCCCGCCGTGAACACCTGGCGTTCGGTGGTGGCATCCACAATTGCATCGGCAAGCACCTCGCCCGCCTTGAGGCCGAAGTCGCCTTCGACACACTCATTCGGCGCTGCCCCGAGCTCGCCGTGCTCACCCCGGCCGAGGACATGCGGTGGAAGGCGAGCCCGACGTTCCGCGGTCTGAAGAACCTGCTGGTCGGTCCGGGTCCGCTTCCCGCGCACTTG